The Staphylothermus marinus F1 genome has a segment encoding these proteins:
- a CDS encoding pyridoxal-phosphate dependent enzyme → MAVKVKCLKCGFESNNYRGYKCPNCGSLLEVIHDFEWIIEWENNGIWIFSKMLPQTNHRISLGEGWTPLIRSDNLFRNENIYFKDESRNPTGSFRDRAAALIVSDALDQGAKRLVVASDGNMGASIAAYSAKAGLPVTIYVPVWTDPEKILLMKAYGAKVIVSEEDLDTLLQYVERRARKEKLYNASSTYNILAMEGLKTIGYEIYLQYGGVPSTVYVPLGSGLTILSLYHGFSEMHSNNIIDHIPKLIGVETCANPVYSSIHGNPTKCNEEPMPGLYYRKPVLKEYVSEIIDKHGETIVVNNKQVYMAAKKLAMEEGLFVEPSSAVALAGALKIGGTENSIILLTGHGLKSPTPYTRPSRERYTPFPGSTKSLILKIISEKPGLTGYEIWKRLGLRISVQAVYQHLKELEKIGLIYSKFSENRKLYFPVYKKSSS, encoded by the coding sequence TTGGCAGTTAAGGTAAAATGTTTGAAATGTGGGTTTGAAAGTAATAATTATAGAGGCTATAAATGCCCTAACTGCGGCTCACTCCTAGAAGTAATCCATGATTTTGAATGGATTATAGAATGGGAAAATAATGGTATATGGATATTTTCAAAAATGCTTCCACAAACTAATCACAGAATATCACTGGGTGAGGGATGGACCCCATTAATTAGATCAGATAATCTCTTCAGAAATGAAAACATATATTTCAAAGATGAAAGTAGGAATCCAACTGGTAGTTTTAGAGATAGAGCAGCTGCATTAATAGTGAGCGATGCATTAGATCAGGGTGCTAAGAGGTTAGTTGTTGCAAGCGATGGAAACATGGGTGCGAGCATTGCTGCTTATTCAGCTAAAGCAGGATTACCTGTTACGATATATGTTCCTGTATGGACTGATCCAGAAAAAATATTATTAATGAAAGCTTATGGTGCAAAAGTAATTGTTAGTGAAGAGGATCTAGACACTCTACTACAATATGTTGAGAGAAGAGCTAGGAAGGAAAAACTCTACAATGCATCAAGCACTTATAACATATTAGCTATGGAGGGGTTGAAAACTATTGGTTACGAAATATATCTACAGTACGGAGGGGTTCCTAGTACAGTATATGTTCCACTAGGTAGTGGATTAACAATTCTAAGCCTCTATCATGGGTTCTCAGAAATGCATTCAAACAATATTATTGATCATATACCTAAACTTATAGGTGTTGAAACATGTGCTAATCCTGTATACTCCTCTATACACGGCAACCCTACTAAGTGTAACGAAGAACCAATGCCCGGCTTATATTATAGAAAGCCTGTGTTGAAAGAATATGTTTCGGAGATCATAGATAAACATGGAGAAACAATTGTTGTGAACAATAAGCAAGTATATATGGCAGCTAAGAAACTCGCAATGGAAGAGGGATTATTTGTAGAGCCTTCCTCCGCGGTTGCATTAGCTGGAGCACTCAAAATCGGGGGAACTGAGAACTCAATAATATTACTGACTGGACACGGACTAAAGAGTCCAACCCCCTATACTAGACCTAGTAGAGAAAGATACACTCCATTTCCAGGCTCTACCAAGTCGCTAATATTGAAAATTATATCTGAAAAACCAGGTTTGACTGGATATGAAATATGGAAAAGACTTGGGTTAAGAATATCTGTTCAAGCTGTTTATCAGCATCTGAAGGAATTAGAAAAAATTGGACTTATATATTCTAAGTTCTCGGAAAACAGAAAACTATATTTTCCAGTATATAAGAAGTCAAGTAGTTGA
- a CDS encoding ERCC4 domain-containing protein, protein MSHILLSPVDIIIDSRENSKHPEFRKEFQSNGLKTAVQPLPAGDFLLLAAPGKKPVLVERKTVIDLGNSIRDNRIWEQAKLLAEAAEKEGYQPFIIVEGWLGVLEKYRGWKIQSVLRVIDTLMLDFEIPVLNTPNKQATIAWLIAKAKSLGKTEEKKIYRMRVEKKPMSLKDRILYVAESIVGPTLARKLLREFKTLRNIANASIKELMVVEGIGVKRANEIYLIFNTEWSDDQR, encoded by the coding sequence GTGTCACATATTTTGTTATCGCCTGTAGACATAATCATTGATTCCCGCGAAAACTCGAAGCATCCCGAGTTTAGAAAAGAGTTTCAAAGTAATGGTTTGAAAACCGCTGTTCAACCATTACCTGCTGGTGATTTCCTATTATTAGCGGCTCCAGGTAAAAAACCTGTTCTGGTTGAGAGAAAAACAGTCATTGATCTTGGTAATAGTATTAGGGATAACAGGATATGGGAGCAAGCAAAACTTTTAGCGGAGGCTGCTGAGAAGGAAGGTTATCAACCATTTATTATTGTTGAAGGATGGCTTGGAGTATTAGAGAAATATAGGGGGTGGAAGATACAGAGTGTGCTACGTGTTATAGATACTTTAATGTTGGATTTCGAAATCCCTGTTCTCAACACTCCTAATAAACAAGCAACTATTGCATGGCTCATCGCAAAAGCTAAGAGTCTAGGTAAAACTGAAGAGAAGAAAATCTATAGGATGCGTGTCGAGAAGAAACCTATGAGTTTGAAAGATAGAATACTATATGTTGCTGAAAGCATTGTTGGACCCACGCTTGCACGTAAACTACTGCGAGAATTCAAGACTCTCCGCAATATAGCTAATGCAAGCATTAAGGAGCTCATGGTTGTTGAGGGGATAGGTGTGAAGAGAGCTAATGAGATATATCTAATATTTAATACTGAGTGGAGCGATGATCAGCGATGA
- a CDS encoding Lrp/AsnC family transcriptional regulator: MTRSSTILDDIDLKILDQLRKYSRTSFREIASKLNKPVSTIYDRIKRLEKHGIIRGFSIDIDYRKLGYQIKALILVNAEGKDLIKVEQDIASNPNVQAVYDITGEYDIALIASFKTIEELDAFVKKLLSKPGIKHTRTSIVFRTVKETQHLPLK; this comes from the coding sequence TTGACTAGGAGTTCAACCATACTTGACGATATCGATCTTAAAATATTAGATCAACTAAGAAAATATTCTAGGACGAGTTTTAGAGAAATCGCTTCAAAACTAAACAAGCCTGTCTCAACAATATATGATAGAATTAAACGATTAGAGAAACATGGAATTATCCGTGGCTTTTCGATCGATATAGACTATAGAAAACTAGGATACCAGATAAAAGCTCTAATACTAGTAAATGCAGAGGGTAAAGATCTAATCAAGGTTGAACAAGATATAGCATCTAATCCCAATGTTCAAGCAGTATATGATATTACAGGCGAATACGATATAGCATTAATAGCTAGTTTCAAAACAATTGAGGAACTAGATGCTTTCGTAAAAAAGCTACTAAGCAAGCCAGGCATTAAACACACAAGGACAAGCATTGTGTTCAGAACAGTTAAGGAAACCCAACACTTACCCCTCAAATAA
- a CDS encoding ECF transporter S component gives MKLSTKDRVDVVTIVTYIVAVYVATIAIQIYQPYTGGYFNLGEAVIYIAAILHGPIVAAVAGGIGASLADLSTGYGIFAPATAVIKFIEGYLAGWLIWRFRDKARNIKAIVGALIGVLYTFLLILFAIYYWSGPTYIGPSQILSLTITSAYLDIPVYVWIIIVLVIGALLSYVLVKKLVTAWEPLALILAGLEMVIGYFLYEYFVSNPLTGRQPIAALAEIPVNIGQAVIGASIAVPLATWLVRAGYGGRKSD, from the coding sequence ATGAAATTGAGCACCAAGGATAGAGTAGATGTTGTTACAATAGTTACTTATATTGTAGCGGTATATGTTGCAACTATAGCTATTCAAATATATCAGCCATACACTGGAGGATACTTTAACTTAGGGGAAGCCGTTATTTATATAGCAGCAATACTTCATGGCCCCATTGTTGCTGCTGTAGCTGGTGGAATAGGTGCTTCACTAGCTGATCTATCTACAGGTTATGGAATATTTGCTCCTGCCACAGCTGTGATAAAGTTTATAGAGGGTTATCTAGCTGGCTGGCTCATATGGAGGTTCCGCGATAAAGCAAGGAATATAAAAGCTATTGTAGGAGCACTTATCGGTGTATTATATACATTTCTACTGATCTTATTCGCAATATATTATTGGAGCGGCCCAACATATATTGGGCCCAGCCAGATCTTATCTCTAACAATTACTTCAGCATACTTAGATATACCAGTATATGTATGGATCATAATTGTTCTAGTAATAGGTGCATTGCTCTCATATGTTCTAGTGAAGAAACTAGTAACAGCTTGGGAACCATTAGCACTTATCTTAGCAGGACTAGAAATGGTTATAGGGTATTTCCTATATGAATACTTCGTAAGTAATCCATTAACTGGTAGGCAACCTATAGCCGCATTAGCGGAAATCCCTGTTAATATAGGGCAGGCAGTAATTGGTGCATCTATAGCAGTCCCGCTTGCAACATGGTTGGTGAGAGCTGGATATGGCGGTAGAAAAAGTGATTGA
- a CDS encoding ATP-binding cassette domain-containing protein: MAVEKVIEANIVEAGYHKGFFIKNISFELSKGEILVITGRSGSGKTTLLKTLLNILHLSNGYIKGVVLIKNKPITQYSSEELYNLISYIPQDPWYAVIGHVVYVEYCHALSVANIKCDPKKLKIYGLDKLENHITYGLSAGEYQRLLWASSIDKGSEILFLDEPLIYIDSTSRSRFIGFVKKFIETGGTAIIVDHMPDNWVGFDPKILVLDKGVQKYLGPYREDLLPKPIIKIMKQTNQYKGRKPLLVSKNIWFKYPGENYVLRNISFKAYSGEITGISGKNGAGKTTLLKILAGILKPNKGNIVRYGRIIYLPENPLLYYSYPTPREELSASARDPREFERITKRFSLEELLDRPLSMLSSGERRRIALASAFLAGYDIYLLDEPSGGLDNYSLKELLDEIMFLSKNNKAVIIASHDERLYPYFDKTCILREGALICE; encoded by the coding sequence ATGGCGGTAGAAAAAGTGATTGAAGCGAATATTGTTGAAGCAGGCTATCATAAAGGTTTTTTTATTAAGAATATCTCTTTTGAGCTCAGTAAAGGAGAAATACTCGTTATAACAGGTAGGTCTGGATCTGGAAAAACAACACTATTAAAAACCCTGCTCAACATTCTACATTTGTCAAATGGTTATATTAAAGGAGTAGTACTGATTAAAAACAAGCCTATAACGCAGTATTCTAGTGAGGAACTCTACAATCTAATATCATATATTCCTCAAGACCCATGGTATGCAGTTATCGGGCACGTGGTCTATGTAGAGTATTGTCATGCATTATCTGTGGCAAACATTAAATGTGATCCTAAAAAACTAAAAATATATGGGCTAGACAAACTAGAAAACCACATAACCTATGGCTTGAGCGCTGGAGAGTATCAAAGACTTTTATGGGCATCAAGTATTGATAAAGGATCAGAAATTCTTTTCCTAGACGAACCACTCATATATATAGATAGCACTAGTAGATCAAGATTCATAGGATTTGTGAAAAAATTCATTGAAACAGGTGGCACTGCTATAATAGTTGATCACATGCCTGATAACTGGGTAGGATTTGATCCAAAAATACTGGTTCTAGATAAGGGTGTTCAAAAATATCTCGGACCATATAGGGAAGATCTTCTACCTAAACCGATCATAAAAATAATGAAACAAACCAATCAGTATAAGGGAAGAAAACCTTTACTAGTTTCTAAAAATATATGGTTCAAATATCCAGGCGAAAACTATGTTTTACGAAACATTAGTTTCAAAGCTTATAGTGGAGAAATAACCGGTATATCCGGAAAGAACGGTGCAGGCAAGACAACTTTACTGAAAATACTTGCTGGCATACTAAAGCCGAATAAAGGAAATATTGTAAGATATGGTAGAATAATCTATCTACCTGAAAACCCATTACTATACTACTCCTATCCTACGCCGAGAGAAGAACTATCCGCCTCGGCAAGGGATCCTAGAGAGTTTGAAAGAATCACGAAAAGATTTAGTCTAGAAGAACTTCTTGACAGACCACTATCTATGCTTAGTAGTGGTGAGCGGCGCCGTATAGCTCTTGCATCAGCTTTTCTTGCAGGTTACGATATTTATTTATTAGATGAACCCAGTGGTGGGCTTGATAACTATAGTTTGAAGGAATTATTAGATGAAATAATGTTTTTGAGTAAAAACAATAAGGCAGTCATTATTGCAAGCCATGATGAAAGACTATATCCCTACTTTGATAAAACATGTATTCTCAGAGAAGGTGCGCTTATATGCGAATAA
- the glnA gene encoding type I glutamate--ammonia ligase produces MTRIKFVNLYFTDLIGVFRNTSLLLSDEKDPSSVTTLFDGSSVYGFLDISFSDVILKPVKETEIVLPWDKNVYGYISQVYLPEWKRLDRDPRYIAEKAEEIIQSEGYRSVMGVEMEFFLFEKLKYIVEPGRQILEIYSAESPWTDNASIPLKKGYHIVESIDRVAHIRRSIISALHEAGLNTVKHHHEVASSGQVEITSNKENVVSLGDFIQYFKMIARKIARINGFEAVFMPKPIMGDNGNGMHIHVSLWSGDKNLFHDPDEKYGLSQFARYFIGGLLEHGRSLSAIVSPTTNSYRRLIPGYEAPVYLVWGYANRSAAVRIPLANIDNGNMTRIEYRPPDPTANPYLASSAIILAGLDGIKKKIDPGDPIEENVYKMPIEKRRSLGIRELPRNLDEALDELESDHEYLKPAFSEEVIQTYIELKRNEIRELAGIPSPAEFLYYNLI; encoded by the coding sequence ATGACCCGTATAAAATTCGTTAACCTATATTTTACCGATTTAATCGGTGTTTTCCGCAACACATCTCTCTTGCTCAGCGATGAAAAAGATCCGTCAAGTGTTACAACTTTATTTGATGGTAGCAGTGTATATGGTTTTCTCGATATATCTTTTAGCGATGTAATCTTGAAGCCAGTTAAAGAGACAGAGATAGTGCTTCCCTGGGATAAAAATGTATATGGATATATTTCCCAAGTATATCTTCCAGAGTGGAAGAGGCTCGATAGGGATCCAAGGTATATTGCTGAGAAAGCTGAGGAAATAATTCAAAGCGAAGGATATAGGTCAGTGATGGGTGTTGAAATGGAGTTTTTCCTTTTCGAGAAACTAAAATACATTGTTGAACCTGGTAGGCAAATATTAGAGATATATTCAGCAGAGTCTCCATGGACTGATAATGCAAGTATACCCTTGAAAAAGGGATACCACATAGTTGAGTCAATTGATAGAGTTGCGCATATTAGAAGATCTATAATATCCGCTCTTCACGAGGCAGGATTAAATACTGTTAAGCATCACCACGAAGTGGCTAGTAGTGGTCAAGTAGAGATTACCAGTAATAAAGAAAATGTTGTTTCCTTAGGTGATTTTATACAATACTTTAAAATGATTGCTAGAAAAATTGCGAGAATAAACGGGTTTGAAGCAGTCTTTATGCCTAAGCCGATTATGGGTGATAATGGGAACGGTATGCATATACATGTAAGCTTGTGGAGCGGGGATAAAAACTTATTCCACGACCCAGATGAGAAGTATGGTTTAAGCCAATTTGCAAGATACTTTATAGGGGGACTACTAGAGCATGGACGAAGCTTATCAGCAATAGTTTCCCCTACAACGAATAGTTATAGAAGATTAATACCAGGCTATGAAGCACCAGTATATCTTGTATGGGGCTATGCTAATCGTAGTGCTGCAGTAAGAATACCATTAGCAAACATAGATAACGGTAATATGACCCGTATAGAGTATAGACCCCCTGACCCAACAGCTAATCCATACCTTGCATCATCAGCCATAATACTTGCCGGATTAGATGGAATAAAGAAAAAGATTGATCCAGGCGATCCCATAGAAGAGAATGTATATAAAATGCCTATCGAAAAAAGAAGAAGTCTAGGAATAAGAGAACTACCTAGAAACCTAGATGAAGCATTAGACGAGCTCGAATCAGATCATGAATATTTAAAACCAGCTTTCAGCGAAGAAGTTATTCAAACATATATTGAGCTGAAAAGAAATGAGATCAGAGAATTAGCAGGAATACCTTCTCCCGCAGAATTCCTCTACTATAACCTTATCTAA